Genomic DNA from Parasteatoda tepidariorum isolate YZ-2023 chromosome 3, CAS_Ptep_4.0, whole genome shotgun sequence:
aatataaaatctaaaatttgaattctaaagTAGTTGAATAACTGAAATTCTTGCATAACATAATTTGCGAGGTAcctatattttgtatatttctccttggatttatattttcttgtttcattTACGCGTTTTTTAAGtgatgaattaaaaatcttatttttctgagaaatggTTAACGTGtaatttccatttaatatttaaatgaataattctatTTACCTCTATTCAACGATGGAAAGAAAAAGGATTCAacaaaatgacttttaaaattaatttgtaaattatactCTGATCGATTTCGTCtaaatacttattatatctGCTTGTAAAAACTACTAGAAATGATATTCTTTTCAAGCTTCAAAATCTGCTAAgactattttcttaattttaaaaaatgaaggagaaaaaagctttatataacttaaaaatattaatttatctgtAAGAACTTTATAACGATTGGCAATAATAAGTAAACAGCTCTTTTCAACAGTTcttatacacatttttaaattattttaaagaaaaaagtaataacatcAAGAACACTGTTGCACTAATAAGTAAAACACAAAGGGGAAAAATCCCTTTGTTTCAATTGtgcgtttattaaaaaaataaataaataagaatgaaaagaaatatatcaataaataaaagagaatgaAAGGAACATAACAGCACCTAACATTTCTTGCATTGTTTGAAACTTGTGCTCAAGCAATTCAATGAGAACTGCATTCTGCTACTCAccaatattcttttaatattgatttattaagtttaaaaattattaacatgatataaactaaaaattgtacttttcaGCTTGTTTATGTAGACTAAGTTTGTGCATTCCTGATTATTTCGTAAATTTCAAATACagttttaagtcatttttacggttcaatttatttttaaagcagttaaattggccttttataaatttatttttaaagctaaaatttaaaacgccTATCTGTTGCATGAGCTGGAAgttgtttatgttttttatttttgttctcatTGTGGCATTCAAGTAATGCATTCGAGCAGacaaataagtgcaaaaagGGATTTTCCAAGgggataaatgaaaaaaaaacatatgtttattTACACAGCTTTGAGTAATATGAAAGTACACCAGAAatctcacaaaataaaaatgatcaatTCTCAATTCAAAATGACAATTCAAAATGACATGTTTCTTCAAAAAGCGCGGGATCATCTTTTCACCAATGAGGTAGGGAAGATTCATATCAGGTGACCATGAATGGGTCTCAAAAGTCTGATTGGATCTCCATCAGAATCttaagggaaatattttaatcaaatatgatttttaaaaaatactctaaagtagagtttattttaccaaatgGCTATTACCTTTCATTCGATTTGCCATATTTTTGGCACCGAAAAGCTGTCAAAAAATTCAGCAATCTAGACGTGAAGCATATCtaatttttgcaaatgaaaatttaataaatagttgaaTACAAGATCTAAGCATCttctaactaaaattttttttggaattcaaCGAATTTTTAACAGTCAAACTCTATGAAAGTAGACAACATTTTCGACTAAGGGTCCTTGATTTTCTGTGTAAATTGTTGTGTATGTTACGCTTACCTGGCTTACCTTTCGCTTCCCTTGTGAAATTGCATActtagaaagaattaaaatatcttaagcaTTAAACCATGTAATTGGATATATATATAcccaaattttatgaaaatacacCCATTATTAAGGGAGGTCCTTGCGTACCAGCGTATATGTGTGCTTTAAATTTTGCGttagcagttttaaaaaaaatatgaaattacatttcttaataatcataatatatgtttttagctGATAGTTCTTAAAACATCTGtcattccaaatttattttattccgtagtttttttaattaaaaatattgtatgtaaaatacaatattttaattaaaacatagttTGATTATTAAagtgaagcaaaaaaaattaaaaccattatattaaaattgatgaatatGAAGCTGGTCAAATGCAAATGGTACCTGTTTTCATACATTAAtctcttatttcttatttgaaatatgcCAGTTTAACTTCGAATATTCCTttacatttcagattttaatcCACAAAACTCCTCCTTCAAAGACtgaggagtttttttttactttactataAACACTGCATTGTTACCGGGagactatattaaatttaaaaaaaactattctgaaCAAAATGCGACTAGTTTTCGCAATTTTCCTCCTCATCAAATGTTCTATAATCTCActcgaaaaattttttccactaaGACGAGTCAATATTTGACTCAATAGTTATCTTGTCTTCAgcattgagtttaaaaaatatgaatataatcaaaggtgattaaataaaacaaaaatactttgaagTGTACAAAAACGCattaatgttttctattttaggTACAGCATGAAACGGGTgacttgaattaaatttataaaataatgtgaatataaattgaattgaaacaTACCTGCATGATTTTTTATCTGAGTTTGATACTTCGGAACAGGAATAGACAATATCAGATGTATATTTCGTGATATTCAGCAAATTCCAAATTTCCTTGGATCTCCTAATACTCTGATACTCAAGATCGGAACGAGAACACATCtgagtattattaaaaataaataaattaaattaatcactattttaaactagtttttttttattagaaatttttacactCACTGTGAAGAAGGGTACTTGATTGTCTGGACACAACTTTGGAAGCATTTTACACATTCCACTTCCGATTTCAAAGGATGATTGGAAACGCTCACAGAATAGACTTCGTCTTTGTCTGTTGGAGGACAAAATTCTCACagataatagtttatttatattaacgaTGCTTAACCAAATTTGGTATTAAATACTACTAGTATTACCGCTATTGGAGCTGTGGTAATGAGAACCAATTATGCTTATATAGCTGCCTAATATGGGTACTGTGGTAATAGTTTCCTTGCAGCCTTCCGAAACGGATAAGTACCTTAATATCGCCATACTACACATTCATGATTTCATATTACCTAATgcataactttatatttttgttgtttcgtTGCAACTTCATGTTATTCGATAGAACATAATATAAAACAGGAAATATCATTTAAGATTAGTTTACACTCATAGTATCGTTTAACCAATGATGTTCAgaatttaccataatttttccGACTTATTAGATATCTTCAATTTTGGTTTATCAGTTCTCGTTGAGTTCCCATTATTTAAGTTTGCAGAGCGAAAAAAATGGGTCTTTGACCACCCCGTGCCAGAAAATAcagcaataagcttgtaacttgtatcgatcactttttttattattattatttgcaatatctgcataaaatttcataagtcTAACTTTAATATTCATggaaatatggatattttttattaacaaacaaattatttcatctaatattttcttactataactgtaaaaatattcaataaaattaaacacatttttggagtaatttttaattgatataaaaatatcattttaaaatttgaagaagaaaaatatatcattaaaacttgaacaagatatgagtatttaaagtagttcttttatactatgcattagaggaaaatatttcattttttttcttcatacttcTGTGGTGAATTGCATTTGGTAACTTatgaaaaatgcttgatttgaaagtcttcaaaatttaaaaaggtttcTATCAGTTTTTGAagttgtttttgtaaatttgcgAAAAAGAGTTGAATGGTAAGGTATTAACCacacatttcatttttcatcatgaaacatttaataataagttataatagTTACAATAATTGATAAGAAAACGGAATGTGATGgtataagaaaaatgaaatatgtcaCATATTTTAATAGAGGATGGGACCTCGTAATGGCGGcgacatttttaatgaatcttgttttatttttatcaagagttttatttttaataaagttttttcttaatgtttgaAGTTTATTCTTGTTCAATAGAACATAATGTGAATTGCGGAAAACCCTTATCATCCACAGCTCTCTTCTTTCAAAATTCGAAAGAAACTACCTAGAAAATtgctagaaactttttaaatttttaagatatccaAATCAGACatttttcataagttaaaaaatactattcacaatctaggaaaaaaatcaatagttttttGGGCATGCGCAGTGTGAAACGACTACTTTAAATGCTCAAATCTAgcgtaatttttaatgaatttctttaaactttttttaaaatgatattcttgcttttaattaaaattgcacaataaaattttatagccgtcgttgaacaaccgagaCTATTTTGGGGTTACGACTAATGCTCAATTCCgctgccttgtaattttgggaTTTTGGGATCAGTAACCCCAGATTTCTTGTTCTTGATAGGAGATTTGTTGagacttatatatatatatatatatatatatagttatggGTTGCATCAATTGGTGTTAGTTTGGTTGTCCTAATTTTTACATACGTTTCTGAAGAGGCCATAacattcttttcctttttcagtattcatatttatattaaaataaccattcaagaCAGTAGTTATGAAGTTATGAATAGGTTAAATGTGAAGGGAAcgtaaaaatacttcaaatttatattatgtaaaaacattaaaaatgcaagctgatgataagaaaaaaacacaagtGTGGAAAATAATCAACTCCAAGAGGTTCCAAAACTGATCCAGTTGagctgcatttttatttatgattgattttgattttctgattttcttttatgaatctCACAACTCTATTTATGATAATGGTGTTGATGAAATTGGTCTCGTCAAAAAGTGTGCGGGCATGAAAAATCTGTAACAACGTTCATTTTCTcgattggttaaaaaaaaaatagtgaaagtgTGTTATAATTAcccgtaaaaataaataaataaagacatattcctttctatttttcagtttcttatCTTAGATAGTctgaaattaaatctttttacttGTGTTTGACGTTTAATGATATACAAAcaagaagttttgaaaataaatatatatatgtacaatgcgagttttgtaaattttactcACGGATTGGAATTGCAAACTGTGATGGCAGGGTACTCCATGTCCATCGGGAATGAGACCACCTCGCTTTTGGTGGTCGGATAAGTGACATAGACGGACAAAATTATGGAGAACTGATAGAGGAATCCTATCAATCCCATCAAGAGAATAACAGAGATGAATACTCTCTCCCTCATCGATGCACAACTGGCGATGTCTGAAAACGCGGAGAAATAGGATCTctcaaaaatggattttaaagatCGCCTCACTCTTAGCTTCTTTACATTTTGCTTCATAATTTTcatctgaaaaataatagaagaatttttattgtcCATATAAATGTTGGCTCTAAAATTGGGGTGATTATTGGAATACTAACATTGTTCGATAAATAAAGGCAGGATGAGACAGGTCCTCGGAATTATAGAATGCAAGTAATATAAGATAcgatgaaaaacttttttttttcatatgaagcagttttagaatttttattgtttgattttatgatGATTAGTGAAAACAATATCatgattttctattttgctAAATTGTGATCCTATAAGAACAGTTAGAATTCGCAATTCTGttcgtttcttttcttttttttgcttttgaattcAGTCATCAAGTACATAATATTcgcaaaaagatattttgaacaATTCAATCCTTAACTTCGTACGTCACGTTCGGAAGAGAACCTCTGAacctgtcaaaaaaaaaaaaaaaaaatacgatatttgtttattttagagtCTAAATGTGACGTTTTAATCCTACTGTTTCATCCTTGAATAGTTGGTTCTATTTTGAGAACGAATTGCATTATTTGGGCATAAAACATCAACGAATTTGTGTTCTTGCCCCCGTCGTCAGACCAAAATAGGGGGAAAGAAATACTCTTAAGTCTGATGGTGGCTTCACTCTGTccctcaataaaaaaaattaaaaaatcctcTCATTCCCCCATTTCagcaaataacaaaaatacagACAAAATTTAGAGTAACAATTTTTAGTTGCATCTGAACACAATGCTAATCTCTCAATCATTTCTCTGTTAGTAATGTTTTGTAAGATgttatttattgtgaaaaagaATCACGGGAAAAAAATCCCATTAAGATCGCAAAGAAAGACTTTAGAGGAGTAATTTATGTAGAGAGAACAATTCCCCCTTTCCTTATTGCAAAAAACGCTGTCACGTTGCCCTGTGTTtggaactataaaatttaataataaaaaaataatcatagtcGTCTGCTTTTTGAGGtgaagaaaatttcataaaaagataactttttaCTCTTCACAAGAGCtacttttgttcttttattttcatgcgTTAAGatgaaattgttcttttaataatttcgttgagaattttaatttgtacttatatgtaatgttttgtttttcggaagaagaagaaactttaaaaaaatttcgtcagcagataaaatttataagcaaaaaaaaatcttttttatcatcTAGGATattattctatcatttaaaaaaaatattgggatatacatttttatttcggaaattttatatttcttattcaagtattattcaagtaaaatattaaataagtaaaattgaatttactaattaattaatttatttcgatgctttgaaatataaaagaattaaatcattttgaagcgattttaattacaaactttGCTTAGTAAACTTcgttaatacataaaatttataaataggaaactactctcttaaaatgaaagagttatttcccctactcaaaaaagagttaaatttttttaactcaacttgAGTGAAATACGTTCTTATTTGAGCGAAATTCTTGGTTTGCATTaactcaaacttgagtggtatttattaagaaatatttgagtgcttttagctcaaacttgagtgatttatttattatttaattgtgtgtGAGATATAAGCTGGAATttctatcgttttattttaaaaagctaacgataataaatctaaataaaattcttatgttCTGTGATCTAAATAGATTATGTCTTCGTTTTTCttttacgttaaattttttttctggagaatatgtcatttaatattttgaattaagaagaaTTGAAACAACTTTTAGTTCACAGCGGTATTTCTGAAGAAGACGCTGTTTTACTTTTCAGTAAGTAGATAtactttgttgtttttattttgaaaatacttttattttgaatgtgttATATACacattctatttaaattagctgtttttcagcgttttttaataaaatatactattcttttaaattatttgtcaaaaaaatttatgaaatattaaagtggatgattatgaaatattaaaaaaaatttgattccctGATAGAATCTTTGTCGAAGCATGTGGGAATATATTATATCTCATCTATTCAGAAATTTCtctgtttcagaaatttttcagatttcatattaaagttttaacattttattttaatataataaatttatatccatgttttagttttttttatgtataattttggaacaaaacatttctggataattaatttcatatcattctatacttcttttataaaagatatttacgaaattattgTTCATACAGTCTATAATTGCTGTTGTTTAAATTGCTTTCCATTAATAAAGTTGACTGTCTTTATGAAAGTTCACATTTGcaacatccattcattcaaatcagaatcttcagatgttcaatgtattttattataaatatatcattcaaagaaaaagtggaaaatattatatttaaaaaaattaagcagcattttgaaattctatgtttttatcctgtttttagcttttatttaattggaattcaGAATTAATACTATCtcataaagtatttatcacattatacaaattatttttcctttgttgCTAGCATAAAAGCACTAGCACTTTAGCATAAAAGTACTAGCAAGTAGcacttttcttcaaatttaattttcgaggcaaaattgaaaatgcagaattaatatttaattaaaagtacaatgctaattaaagtatttgaaaatgcaaataaactagaattttacaatagttattgattaatagtaaaaaataggagcaaaattaaaagtaatatttattataagatataattcaatttgaatttatatacctATATCCCAGCTGAAAATAAACTGTATTCTACAGAACTGAAGTAATTTCGTAGTTTTTCTAGAGTTAACTGCAAATTTTCTGTAGTGCAATCTTTACTGTAAAAACACTGTAGTTATTTTGCAGCTAATGCGAAGTAAtttctcagtaatttatttcaaaaaaactttagcTATTGTCTACAAAATTACTG
This window encodes:
- the LOC139425311 gene encoding degenerin-like protein asic-2, whose protein sequence is MKNEKQQLGFESEASREPHNMKIMKQNVKKLRVRRSLKSIFERSYFSAFSDIASCASMRERVFISVILLMGLIGFLYQFSIILSVYVTYPTTKSEVVSFPMDMEYPAITVCNSNPQRRSLFCERFQSSFEIGSGMCKMLPKLCPDNQVPFFTMCSRSDLEYQSIRRSKEIWNLLNITKYTSDIVYSCSEVSNSDKKSCRKLTAIALPSTYDDGTYFAEPAFCYIVNSDVGKPRIKSHKAGKFSVIELVILTEPHEVRNPYATPSVHVSIHDRKMIVNPFFEGTKLEGGNKYEATITDIVEKSSLRFPYDTNCTDYLSDWRKNGGSGPLIYQVTDIKKE